In a genomic window of Vigna angularis cultivar LongXiaoDou No.4 chromosome 6, ASM1680809v1, whole genome shotgun sequence:
- the LOC108343716 gene encoding eukaryotic translation initiation factor 1A, which translates to MPKNKGKGGKNRKRGKNEADDEKRELVFKEDGQEYAQVLRMLGNGRCEAMCIDGTKRLCHIRGKMHKKVWIAAGDIILVGLRDYQDDKADVILKYMPDEARLLKAYGELPDTTRLNEGIGAGLDEEDDATANDYIEFEDEDIDKI; encoded by the coding sequence ATGCCGAAGAACAAGGGAAAGGGAGGTAAGAACAGGAAGAGGGGAAAGAACGAAGCGGACGACGAGAAGAGGGAGTTAGTGTTCAAGGAGGACGGCCAGGAGTACGCTCAGGTCCTCCGCATGCTCGGCAACGGTCGCTGTGAGGCCATGTGCATCGACGGCACCAAACGCCTCTGCCACATCCGAGGCAAGATGCACAAGAAGGTCTGGATCGCCGCTGGGGACATCATCCTCGTCGGCCTCCGGGACTACCAGGACGACAAGGCTGACGTCATCCTCAAGTACATGCCCGACGAAGCCAGGCTCCTCAAGGCCTACGGCGAGCTCCCCGACACCACGCGCCTCAACGAGGGCATTGGCGCAGGCTTGGACGAGGAGGACGATGCCACCGCCAACGACTACATCGAGTTCGAAGACGAGGATATCGATAAAATCTAA
- the LOC108345131 gene encoding BTB/POZ domain-containing protein POB1: MKDFNLDLFDPAETVMESSSSSDYSRSAPSSDADFGFAFNDSNFSDRILHIEIMADLDEASPNFEGCTTILDWVRHRKRRREDVQKDNVVDLTLSDEQILNENQPDMEDFISLENQDEEAIVMGEESSSGDEPTNTNDSNWNMDCSTVARVRTLHISSPILAAKSPFFYKLFSNGMKESEQRHVTLRINSSEEAALMELLNFMYSNTLNVSSALEILDVLMAADKFEVASCMKFCSRLLRIIPMTPESALLYLELPSSVLMADAVQPLTDAAKQYLADRYKDITKYQEEVLSLPLAGIDAILCSDELQVASEDVVYDFVLKWVRTQYPKVEERREVLGTQLARLIRFPYMTCRKLKKVLTCNDFDQNVASKLVLEALFFKAEAPHRQRILAAESASNSRLFVERAYKYRPVKVVEFELPRQQCVVYLDLKREECANLFPSGRVYSQAFHLGGQGFFLSAHCNMDQQSSFHCFGLFLGMQEKGSTSFAIDYEFAARSRPTEEFVSKYKGNYVFTGGKAVGYRNLFAIPWTTFMAEDSLYFINGILHLRAELTIRH, from the exons ATGAAggatttcaatttggatttatTTGATCCAGCAGAAACGGTGATGGAGTCCTCCTCCTCTTCCGATTACTCTCGCAGTGCTCCCTCTTCCGATGCCGATTTTGGATTTGCGTTCAACGATAGTAATTTTTCCGACAGGATCCTTCACATTGAAATCATGGCTGACCTCGATGAGGCCTCACCTAATTTTGAGGGTTGCACCACAATTCTCGACTGGGTTCGCCATCGCAAAAGGAGACGCGAAGATGTCCAGAAGGATAATG TTGTTGATCTTACTTTATCCGACGAACAAATTTTGAACGAGAATCAACCTGATATGGAAGACTTTATATCCCTCGAAAATCAAGATGAAGAGGCAATTGTTATGGGTGAAGAGTCCTCTTCAG GTGATGAACCCACAAATACCAATGATTCAAATTGGAATATGGATTGCTCTACAGTTGCGAGAGTTAGAACACTACACATCAGTTCTCCTATCTTGGCAGCTAAAAGTCCTTTCTTCTACAAG CTTTTCTCAAACGGAATGAAGGAGTCAGAACAGAGACATGTCACTCTGAGAATTAATTCTTCtg AGGAAGCCGCTCTTATGGAACTTCTAAATTTTATGTATAGTAATACCTTGAACGTTTCTTCAGCACTTGAAATATTAGATGTGTTGATGGCCGCTGACAAATTCGAAGTTGCTTCTTGCATGAAGTTTTGTAGTCGATTATTGCGAATTATACCCATGACACCTGAGTCTGCATTGCTTTACCTTGAGCTTCCATCTAGTGTCTTAATGGCTGATGCAGTTCAACCATTGACCGATGCAGCAAAGCAGTATCTTGCCGATCGATACAAAGATATAACGAA GTATCAGGAAGAGGTTTTGAGCTTGCCTTTGGCAGGAATAGATGCAATATTATGTAGTGATGAACTCCAGGTTGCATCAGAGGATGTTGTGTATGACTTTGTGTTGAAGTGGGTTCGAACACAATACCCAAAAGTAGAAGAAAGGAGAGAAGTTTTGGGTACACAACTTGCTCGATTAATTCGTTTCCCATATATGACCTGCAGAAAGCTTAAGAAAGTGTTAACGTGTAATGACTTTGACCAAAATGTTGCATCCAAGCTTGTTCTTGAAGCTCTTTTTTTCAAGGCTGAGGCTCCACATCGTCAGCGGATACTAGCTGCCGAGTCTGCTTCCAACAGTCGACTTTTTGTGGAACGGGCATACAAGTATCGTCCTGTTAAGGTGGTGGAATTCGAACTTCCAAGACAACAATGTGTGGTTTACTTGGATCTGAAGCGGGAAGAGTGTGCGAATTTGTTCCCATCTGGGCGAGTTTATTCGCAGGCATTCCATTTGGGTGGACAAGGGTTCTTCTTATCAGCACATTGCAACATGGACCAACAAAGCTCTTTCCATTGCTTTGGTTTGTTTCTAGGAATGCAAGAAAAAGGGTCAACTAGCTTTGCGATTGACTATGAGTTTGCTGCCAGGTCAAGGCCAACAGAGGAATTTGTTAGCAAGTACAAAGGAAATTATGTATTCACAGGGGGGAAGGCTGTTGGATATAGAAACTTGTTTGCTATTCCATGGACAACATTCATGGCTGAAGATAGTTTATACTTTATCAATGGTATACTCCACCTTAGAGCTGAACTTACCATCAGGCATTGA